Proteins encoded by one window of Roseibium sp. Sym1:
- the gcvH gene encoding glycine cleavage system protein GcvH, giving the protein MTTYYSKDHEWISVDGDVATIGITSYAQEQLGDVVYVELPESGKTLSQGDEAAVVESVKAASEVYAPIDGEVVEANDALADEPAKVNEDPEGAAWFLKLKVGNTAQLSDLMDEAAYKAYVETL; this is encoded by the coding sequence ATGACAACCTATTATTCCAAGGACCACGAGTGGATTTCCGTCGATGGCGACGTCGCCACGATCGGCATCACCTCCTATGCCCAGGAACAGCTGGGCGACGTGGTCTATGTCGAGCTGCCGGAATCCGGCAAGACGCTGTCCCAGGGCGATGAGGCCGCTGTTGTGGAATCGGTCAAGGCCGCCAGTGAAGTCTATGCCCCGATCGACGGCGAAGTCGTCGAGGCGAATGATGCACTTGCGGACGAGCCGGCGAAGGTCAACGAGGATCCGGAAGGTGCGGCCTGGTTCCTGAAGCTGAAGGTCGGCAACACCGCTCAGCTGTCCGACCTGATGGACGAGGCTGCCTACAAGGCCTACGTGGAGACACTGTAA
- a CDS encoding diacylglycerol/lipid kinase family protein, translating to MAPSHTIVPDSPGKVLIMANPTSGGYNADFLDDVRKRLEDLGNKTEIRLTRHAGEIGEICSDPLLPVRTIVVAGGDGSINEALTGFLDHPEPPQLAVIPFGTANVLALELALPREAAAIAEMIHRGNTRPLHFGLANGRPFVLMASTGLDAEIVHAVPLALKRRLGKVAYVVTAIREGLKRKAPRLDIELDGVRSTGKLAVACNARHYGGSFVICPSGATEPGLHMLVLERDDPWSTFCYGIALLFGRIHKARGASVTPFRNARITAEEPVAAQIDGDPFGATPLDIHQTDKTVPVLVP from the coding sequence GTGGCGCCATCGCATACGATCGTTCCCGATTCACCGGGCAAGGTCCTCATCATGGCCAACCCGACATCGGGCGGGTACAACGCGGACTTCCTGGACGATGTCCGCAAGCGACTGGAAGACCTCGGCAACAAGACCGAAATCAGGCTGACACGCCATGCAGGCGAGATCGGCGAAATCTGCTCCGATCCGCTTCTGCCCGTCAGGACCATCGTGGTCGCGGGCGGGGACGGCTCCATCAACGAGGCCCTGACCGGTTTCCTGGATCATCCTGAACCGCCGCAGCTCGCCGTGATCCCGTTCGGCACGGCAAACGTGCTCGCCCTGGAGCTTGCCTTGCCGCGCGAGGCCGCGGCCATCGCCGAAATGATCCACCGCGGCAACACCAGACCGCTGCATTTCGGCCTCGCCAATGGCCGGCCGTTCGTGCTGATGGCTTCCACCGGCCTCGACGCCGAGATCGTTCATGCCGTGCCGCTGGCCCTGAAGCGGCGCCTGGGCAAGGTCGCCTATGTCGTCACCGCAATCCGGGAAGGACTGAAGCGCAAGGCACCCCGGTTGGACATCGAGCTCGACGGCGTCCGCTCAACGGGCAAGCTTGCCGTTGCCTGCAATGCCAGGCACTACGGCGGATCCTTCGTAATTTGCCCGAGCGGTGCGACGGAACCGGGACTGCACATGCTGGTGCTGGAGCGGGACGACCCCTGGTCGACCTTCTGCTATGGCATCGCACTGCTTTTCGGCCGGATCCACAAGGCACGCGGCGCTTCCGTCACGCCCTTTCGGAACGCGCGGATCACCGCGGAAGAGCCCGTGGCCGCCCAGATCGACGGCGATCCTTTCGGCGCGACGCCATTGGACATCCACCAGACCGACAAGACGGTGCCGGTGCTGGTGCCATAG
- the gcvPA gene encoding aminomethyl-transferring glycine dehydrogenase subunit GcvPA, whose product MRYLPLNDTDRSDMLARIGVNSIDDLFADIPENVRMKELLDLPKRASEMEVERKLSAMAAKNTSAGSVPFFVGAGAYKHHVPATVDHLIQRSEFLTSYTPYQPEITQGTLQYLFEFQTQVARLTAMDVANASMYDGSTGTGEAVLMAHRVTKRNKAVLSGGLHPQYREVVEGLSNMAGDRVVSLPADPTGTEDILSQIDDETSCVVVQSPSFYGQMIDLRPIAEKAHQHKALLIAVFTEVVSLGLIEPPGTQGADIVVGEGQSIGNGLNFGGPYVGLFATRQKYVRQMPGRLCGETVDAEGKRGYVLTLSTREQHIRRDKATSNICTNSGLCCLAFTIHMSLLGQAGLTKLARINHGNAVKLKKLLAGVPGVEVLNSAYFNEFTIALPKVAEDVVEELATRGILAGVPVSRLEPGNKDLANLLVVASTEVNTDEDRAAFAGALKEVLA is encoded by the coding sequence ATGCGCTACCTGCCTTTGAACGATACCGACCGCAGCGACATGCTCGCACGGATCGGCGTCAACTCGATTGACGACCTGTTTGCGGACATTCCGGAAAATGTCCGCATGAAAGAGCTTCTGGACCTGCCGAAGCGCGCCAGCGAAATGGAAGTGGAACGCAAGCTCTCCGCCATGGCGGCGAAGAATACCTCGGCCGGGTCCGTGCCGTTCTTCGTCGGAGCGGGTGCCTACAAGCACCATGTGCCGGCCACGGTGGATCACCTGATCCAGCGGTCCGAATTCCTGACGTCCTACACGCCCTACCAGCCGGAAATCACGCAGGGCACGCTGCAGTACCTGTTCGAGTTCCAGACCCAGGTCGCGCGCCTGACCGCCATGGATGTCGCCAACGCCTCCATGTATGACGGCTCCACCGGCACCGGCGAGGCCGTCCTGATGGCCCACCGGGTCACCAAGCGCAACAAGGCGGTGCTGTCCGGCGGCCTGCACCCGCAGTACCGGGAAGTGGTCGAGGGCCTCTCCAACATGGCAGGCGACCGGGTCGTCAGCCTGCCGGCCGATCCGACCGGCACGGAAGACATCCTTTCCCAGATCGACGACGAGACTTCCTGCGTGGTGGTTCAGTCGCCGTCCTTCTACGGCCAGATGATCGACCTGAGGCCGATCGCCGAGAAGGCGCACCAGCACAAGGCGCTGCTGATCGCCGTCTTCACCGAAGTGGTGTCGCTTGGCCTGATCGAGCCTCCGGGAACACAAGGAGCGGACATTGTCGTCGGTGAAGGCCAATCTATCGGCAACGGCCTCAATTTCGGCGGGCCTTACGTGGGCCTCTTCGCCACCCGCCAGAAATATGTCCGCCAGATGCCGGGCCGTCTCTGCGGCGAGACCGTCGACGCGGAAGGCAAACGCGGTTACGTGCTCACCCTGTCGACGCGAGAGCAGCATATCCGCCGCGACAAGGCGACCTCGAACATCTGTACCAATTCCGGGCTCTGCTGCCTGGCCTTCACCATTCACATGTCGCTGCTGGGGCAGGCGGGCCTGACGAAACTCGCCCGCATCAACCACGGCAACGCGGTGAAGCTGAAGAAGCTTCTCGCCGGCGTGCCGGGTGTCGAGGTGCTGAATTCCGCCTATTTCAACGAGTTCACCATCGCCCTGCCGAAAGTGGCCGAGGACGTGGTCGAAGAGCTCGCGACACGCGGCATCCTGGCCGGCGTGCCGGTCTCGCGCCTGGAGCCGGGCAACAAGGACCTGGCCAACCTCCTGGTTGTCGCCTCGACCGAAGTGAACACAGACGAGGACCGCGCGGCCTTCGCAGGCGCGCTGAAGGAGGTGCTGGCATGA
- the rnhA gene encoding ribonuclease HI gives MSDGNRVTIYTDGACSGNPGPGGWGAILRFGGHEKELKGGEAETTNNRMELTAAIEALNALKRPCAIDLYTDSTYVRSGIREWLHGWKRKNWRTAQNKPVKNADLWQALDAARERHDVNWHWVKGHAGHPDNERADELARGGMAPYKGGE, from the coding sequence ATGAGCGACGGCAACCGCGTGACGATCTATACCGACGGGGCCTGTTCGGGAAACCCTGGACCGGGCGGCTGGGGCGCCATTCTGCGCTTCGGCGGCCACGAGAAGGAGCTGAAGGGCGGCGAGGCGGAAACCACCAACAACCGCATGGAACTGACGGCTGCCATCGAGGCGCTGAACGCGCTCAAGCGCCCCTGCGCCATCGATCTTTATACCGACAGCACCTATGTGCGCAGCGGCATCCGCGAATGGCTCCACGGCTGGAAACGAAAGAACTGGCGGACGGCACAGAACAAGCCGGTCAAGAACGCGGATCTCTGGCAGGCTCTCGACGCAGCCCGGGAACGTCACGATGTCAACTGGCACTGGGTCAAGGGGCATGCGGGGCATCCGGACAACGAGCGCGCGGATGAGCTGGCACGTGGTGGCATGGCCCCTTACAAGGGCGGCGAATAA
- the gcvT gene encoding glycine cleavage system aminomethyltransferase GcvT, with product MAEPVAETDLKQTPLHDLHVELGARMVPFAGYAMPVQYKAGIMAEHLQTRSKAGLFDVSHMGQAFLVGPDHETTARALEALTPSNFVELGLGRQRYTVLLNDEGGIIDDLMVTRSVSEEDDGRLMLVVNAARKDVDYAHFRSRLPENVRLEVVEDRALIAVQGPEAVAAVAAHAPKAADLAFMSAAPMEFDGIDCHVARAGYTGEDGVEMSVPAGAAEAIARALLADERVEPIGLGARDSLRLEAGLCLYGHDIDEMTSPVEGAITFCMQKRRREEGGFPGAERIQRELAEGPGRVRVGLRLDGKAPAREGAEIALPDGAVVGTVTSGGFAPTVGAPIAMGYVPAEHAAIGTALELVVRGRRLPATVAEMPFVPNRYYRKPKS from the coding sequence ATGGCGGAACCCGTTGCAGAGACTGATCTGAAACAAACGCCTCTTCACGACCTTCATGTCGAACTTGGTGCCCGCATGGTGCCCTTCGCCGGTTATGCCATGCCGGTGCAGTACAAGGCCGGGATCATGGCCGAGCATCTGCAGACCCGCTCGAAGGCGGGCCTGTTCGACGTCTCCCACATGGGCCAGGCCTTTCTGGTCGGCCCGGACCATGAAACGACGGCACGGGCGCTCGAGGCCCTGACCCCCTCCAATTTTGTCGAACTCGGCCTTGGCCGGCAGCGCTACACCGTTCTTCTGAACGACGAGGGCGGCATCATCGACGACCTGATGGTGACCCGGTCGGTGTCCGAAGAGGATGATGGCCGCCTGATGCTGGTCGTCAATGCGGCGCGCAAGGATGTCGACTATGCGCATTTCCGGTCGAGACTGCCTGAAAATGTCCGCCTGGAAGTGGTTGAGGACCGCGCCCTGATCGCGGTTCAGGGGCCGGAGGCGGTCGCAGCGGTTGCCGCCCATGCGCCGAAGGCAGCCGACCTTGCCTTCATGTCGGCGGCCCCGATGGAATTCGACGGCATCGATTGCCATGTCGCCCGCGCCGGCTATACCGGCGAGGACGGCGTGGAAATGTCCGTACCGGCCGGGGCGGCGGAAGCGATCGCAAGAGCGCTGCTGGCGGACGAGCGGGTCGAGCCGATCGGGCTCGGCGCCCGTGACAGCCTGCGCCTCGAGGCGGGGCTGTGCCTTTATGGCCATGACATCGACGAGATGACCTCGCCGGTGGAAGGGGCCATCACCTTCTGCATGCAGAAACGCCGCCGCGAGGAAGGCGGTTTCCCGGGTGCGGAGAGGATCCAGCGCGAGCTGGCCGAGGGGCCGGGACGCGTCCGCGTCGGCCTGCGTTTGGACGGCAAGGCGCCGGCCCGCGAGGGGGCGGAAATCGCGCTGCCCGACGGCGCGGTTGTCGGCACGGTCACCTCGGGCGGTTTCGCGCCGACCGTCGGCGCGCCGATCGCCATGGGCTATGTGCCTGCCGAACATGCCGCAATCGGCACAGCGCTGGAGCTTGTCGTGCGCGGCCGGCGTCTTCCGGCAACCGTGGCCGAGATGCCCTTCGTGCCGAACCGCTATTACCGCAAACCCAAATCATAA
- a CDS encoding OsmC family protein: MAGHYYTAQVEWACDGDYAGNAYSRGHIWRFDGGLEIPASASPTVVPLPYAVEAAVDPEEAFVAAISSCHMMSFLDLARRANFVVSSYRDNAQGELSRVARAKMAITKVVLKPSITLVAAEEPDPTWLTDLHEKAHEVCFIANSVNCEIVVEPEPLRLVAP, encoded by the coding sequence ATGGCAGGGCACTACTACACCGCACAGGTAGAATGGGCATGTGACGGCGACTATGCCGGCAATGCCTATTCCCGCGGGCATATCTGGCGCTTTGACGGTGGCCTGGAAATCCCGGCAAGCGCCTCGCCCACTGTGGTGCCCCTGCCATATGCAGTCGAAGCCGCGGTCGATCCGGAAGAGGCTTTCGTCGCCGCGATCTCGTCCTGCCACATGATGTCCTTCCTGGACCTTGCGCGCCGGGCGAATTTCGTCGTGTCCAGCTACCGCGACAACGCACAGGGTGAATTGAGCCGTGTCGCGCGCGCCAAGATGGCCATTACGAAAGTGGTGCTGAAGCCGTCCATCACGCTTGTGGCGGCGGAAGAACCGGATCCGACCTGGCTGACCGACCTGCACGAAAAGGCGCATGAAGTCTGCTTCATCGCCAATTCGGTGAATTGCGAGATCGTGGTGGAGCCCGAACCGCTCCGCCTCGTCGCGCCTTGA
- the ispH gene encoding 4-hydroxy-3-methylbut-2-enyl diphosphate reductase — protein MTETEHAKPPLTVYLCAPRGFCAGVERAIQIVELALEKYGRPVYVRHEIVHNKYVVDGLKAKGAIFVEELEEVPEQHSDRPVIFSAHGVPKSVPADAQSRKMFYLDATCPLVSKVHKEAEIHFRRDREVLLIGHSGHPEVIGTMGQLPEGTVTLIETEDDARRFQPKSDRPLAYITQTTLSVDDTAGIVAALQDRFPEIVAPHKEDICYATTNRQEAVKHVAPRVDAMIVVGAPNSSNSQRLREVAERAGCRTAVLLQRAAEIDWRDFEGTSALGLTAGASAPETLVEEIIDAFAERFDVTVEILRTAEETIAFNLPRELRETISPSQAATG, from the coding sequence ATGACCGAAACAGAACATGCAAAACCACCGCTGACCGTTTACCTGTGCGCCCCCCGCGGCTTCTGCGCCGGTGTCGAACGGGCGATCCAGATCGTCGAACTCGCGCTCGAAAAATACGGCCGCCCCGTCTATGTGCGCCACGAGATCGTGCACAACAAGTACGTTGTGGACGGCCTGAAGGCCAAGGGCGCCATTTTCGTCGAGGAACTGGAGGAAGTGCCTGAACAGCATTCCGACCGGCCGGTGATCTTTTCCGCCCACGGCGTGCCGAAATCCGTTCCGGCCGATGCCCAGTCGCGCAAGATGTTCTATCTCGACGCCACCTGCCCGCTCGTCTCCAAGGTGCACAAGGAAGCCGAAATCCATTTCCGGCGCGATCGCGAGGTTCTGCTGATAGGCCATTCGGGTCATCCGGAAGTCATCGGCACGATGGGGCAACTCCCCGAAGGCACCGTCACCCTGATCGAGACAGAGGACGATGCCCGCCGGTTCCAGCCGAAGTCGGACCGGCCGCTGGCCTATATCACCCAGACCACGCTCTCGGTCGACGACACGGCCGGAATCGTGGCTGCCCTGCAGGACCGCTTCCCCGAAATCGTCGCGCCGCACAAGGAAGACATCTGCTACGCCACCACCAACCGGCAGGAGGCTGTCAAACACGTGGCCCCTCGTGTCGATGCCATGATCGTGGTCGGCGCGCCGAACTCTTCCAATTCCCAGCGCTTGCGCGAGGTCGCGGAGCGCGCCGGCTGCCGCACGGCTGTCCTGCTTCAGCGCGCGGCTGAAATCGACTGGCGGGACTTCGAAGGAACGAGCGCCCTGGGCCTGACAGCGGGCGCTTCGGCACCCGAAACCCTGGTCGAGGAAATTATCGACGCCTTCGCCGAACGGTTCGACGTCACAGTCGAAATCCTGCGCACAGCCGAAGAAACCATTGCCTTCAACCTGCCGCGGGAACTCCGGGAAACGATCAGCCCGTCCCAGGCAGCCACCGGATAA
- the thrB gene encoding homoserine kinase, with translation MAVYTEVSDEELSAFIDTYDVGRLLSYKGIAEGVENSNFLVHTDKASFILTLYEKRVNPDDLPYFLNLLQHLAGKGLSCPTPVESRSGALLGTLAGRPAALVTFLEGMWVKRPRADHCAELGKAMAELHLDGADYDGFRKNALDVTGWRPLFQQCEDRSDTVQAGLGAEIERELSHLEAVWPANLPSGVIHADLFPDNVFFLGNELSGLIDFYFACNDAFAYDIAICLNAWCFELDLSFNVTKAKALLKGYSAVRPLGPSEFDALPTLCRGAALRFLLTRLYDWLSVPEGALVTPKDPMEYLKKLRFHQKVETAEAYGLER, from the coding sequence ATGGCAGTTTATACCGAAGTGAGCGATGAGGAACTGAGTGCCTTCATCGACACCTATGACGTGGGGCGCCTGCTGTCCTACAAGGGCATCGCAGAAGGTGTCGAGAACAGCAATTTTCTCGTTCACACGGACAAGGCGTCCTTCATCCTGACGCTTTACGAAAAGCGTGTGAACCCCGATGATCTGCCCTATTTCCTGAATTTACTGCAACATCTTGCCGGGAAAGGGCTGTCCTGCCCGACGCCGGTGGAATCGCGCAGCGGTGCGCTGCTCGGCACGCTGGCGGGCCGTCCGGCGGCGCTCGTGACCTTTCTGGAAGGCATGTGGGTCAAACGCCCGCGGGCCGATCACTGCGCCGAACTCGGCAAGGCCATGGCCGAGCTGCACCTTGACGGTGCCGACTATGACGGGTTCCGCAAGAATGCCCTGGATGTCACCGGCTGGCGGCCGCTGTTTCAGCAATGCGAAGACCGCAGCGACACCGTGCAGGCCGGCCTCGGCGCCGAGATCGAACGGGAGCTGTCGCATTTGGAGGCCGTCTGGCCGGCGAACCTGCCGAGCGGGGTGATCCATGCCGACCTCTTTCCGGACAACGTTTTTTTCCTCGGCAACGAACTTTCGGGCCTGATCGACTTCTATTTCGCGTGCAACGATGCCTTTGCCTATGACATCGCCATCTGCCTGAACGCATGGTGCTTCGAACTGGACCTGTCGTTCAACGTGACCAAGGCAAAGGCGTTGCTGAAGGGCTACAGCGCAGTGCGCCCGCTCGGCCCGTCGGAATTCGATGCCCTGCCGACCTTGTGCCGGGGCGCCGCGCTCCGGTTCCTGCTGACCCGGCTCTATGACTGGCTCAGCGTTCCGGAAGGCGCGCTGGTAACCCCCAAGGACCCGATGGAATATCTGAAAAAGCTCCGGTTTCACCAGAAAGTCGAAACCGCAGAAGCCTACGGACTGGAACGATGA
- the gcvPB gene encoding aminomethyl-transferring glycine dehydrogenase subunit GcvPB has translation MSMNTQGRPTKPGEADGAFHPKTFTGNRGLDMEEPLIFEFGSLETTGVDLDEDDGAEFELGGFERTAEIGLAGLAEPEAMRHYVRLSRNNYAIDSGLYPLGSCTMKHNPRLNEKMARLPGFGDIHPLQPVSSVPGALELIDELAHWLMVSTHMSAVAMSPKAGAHGELCGMMAIKAAHTAAGRDPKIVLVPESAHGTNPATAALLGYKVVNIDAKDDGTVDLGALKSTIAEHEGNIAGIMLTNPNTCGLFEREVKQIADLIHAADAYFYCDGANFNAIVGKARPGDLGVDAMHINLHKTFSTPHGGGGPGSGPVVLSERLAPYAPLPFIRRTNDGLELVETDAATLDGEQPFGRMTAFHGQMGMYVRALSYMMSHGSDGLKQASEDAVLNANYVRVGLQDLMSLPFGERPCMHEVLFDDSFLKDTGVTTLDFAKAMIDEGYHPMTMYFPLVVHGAMLIEPTESESRAALDLIVATMRDLVMSAKRGETDRFSGAPYLAPRRRLDETGAARKPVLKWSEPEPAEVTPAAAE, from the coding sequence ATGAGCATGAACACGCAAGGCCGCCCGACCAAGCCGGGTGAAGCGGACGGGGCGTTCCATCCGAAAACCTTTACCGGCAACCGCGGTCTCGACATGGAAGAACCGCTGATCTTCGAATTCGGCTCGCTGGAAACCACCGGTGTCGATCTCGACGAGGACGACGGCGCCGAATTTGAACTCGGCGGTTTCGAGCGCACGGCCGAGATCGGCCTGGCGGGTCTCGCCGAACCGGAAGCCATGCGCCATTACGTGCGCCTGTCGCGCAACAACTACGCGATCGACAGCGGGCTCTATCCGCTCGGCTCGTGCACGATGAAGCACAATCCGCGGCTGAACGAGAAGATGGCCCGCCTTCCGGGCTTCGGCGACATCCACCCGCTGCAGCCGGTCTCTTCGGTGCCGGGCGCGCTGGAGCTGATCGACGAGCTGGCCCACTGGCTGATGGTCTCCACCCACATGTCCGCCGTTGCCATGAGCCCGAAAGCCGGTGCCCATGGCGAGCTTTGCGGCATGATGGCGATCAAGGCGGCGCATACGGCGGCCGGCCGCGATCCGAAGATCGTGCTGGTGCCGGAGAGCGCCCACGGCACCAACCCGGCAACGGCCGCGTTGCTCGGATACAAGGTGGTCAACATCGATGCCAAGGACGACGGCACTGTCGATCTTGGTGCGCTGAAGAGCACCATCGCCGAGCATGAGGGCAACATCGCCGGCATCATGCTGACCAACCCGAACACCTGCGGGCTGTTCGAGCGCGAGGTCAAGCAGATCGCCGACCTGATCCATGCCGCGGACGCGTATTTCTACTGCGACGGCGCCAACTTCAACGCCATCGTCGGCAAGGCCCGTCCGGGGGATCTTGGCGTCGACGCGATGCATATCAACCTGCACAAGACCTTCTCCACGCCCCATGGCGGCGGCGGTCCGGGCTCCGGTCCGGTGGTCCTGTCCGAGCGCCTGGCGCCCTATGCGCCGTTGCCGTTCATCCGCCGGACCAATGACGGTCTTGAGCTGGTCGAAACGGATGCGGCAACCCTGGACGGCGAGCAGCCCTTCGGCCGCATGACCGCCTTCCACGGCCAGATGGGCATGTATGTGCGTGCGCTGTCCTACATGATGAGCCACGGCTCGGACGGCCTGAAGCAAGCCTCCGAGGATGCGGTGCTGAATGCCAACTACGTGCGCGTCGGCCTGCAGGACCTGATGAGCCTGCCCTTCGGCGAGCGTCCCTGCATGCACGAGGTGCTGTTCGACGACAGCTTCCTCAAGGACACCGGCGTGACCACGCTCGACTTTGCCAAGGCGATGATCGACGAGGGTTATCACCCGATGACCATGTATTTCCCGCTGGTCGTTCACGGCGCCATGCTGATCGAGCCGACGGAATCGGAAAGCCGGGCCGCTCTCGACCTCATCGTCGCCACCATGCGCGACCTGGTCATGAGTGCCAAGCGCGGCGAGACCGACCGTTTCTCCGGCGCGCCGTATCTTGCCCCGCGCCGCCGCCTTGATGAAACCGGCGCGGCCCGCAAGCCGGTGCTCAAGTGGAGCGAACCGGAACCGGCGGAAGTCACTCCGGCAGCCGCCGAATAA
- a CDS encoding class I SAM-dependent methyltransferase, translated as MSTHESNRQNGTFAERYDSVMVPVIFQPWAREMLRRQPPSAGDRILDLACGTGAVTREVARQDVVPAKLAGVDMSAGMLAVAAAKAGEAGIMAEWFEADAGNLPFAGDTFDLAYCQQALQFFPDRVGALRELHRVLAEGARVAFCVSRDLSENPLLRAQSAALEKHAGPEAGAAVRAICQLSDPQEIRANFDAAGFREVSVETVSLQLHHPDGYAYAAGAMGGMHTGDKLSLLSDEERRACFTDFLAELGDCYDGKAIRFPHVSNVVTAQA; from the coding sequence ATGTCCACGCATGAAAGCAACCGTCAGAACGGAACCTTCGCCGAGCGCTATGACAGCGTCATGGTTCCGGTGATCTTCCAGCCCTGGGCCAGGGAAATGCTGCGGCGGCAACCGCCGTCAGCGGGAGACCGGATCCTGGACCTCGCCTGCGGAACCGGTGCCGTGACACGCGAGGTCGCCCGGCAGGATGTCGTCCCCGCAAAACTTGCCGGGGTGGACATGAGCGCCGGCATGCTCGCCGTTGCGGCTGCAAAGGCGGGGGAAGCCGGGATCATGGCGGAATGGTTCGAAGCCGATGCCGGCAACCTCCCCTTTGCCGGCGACACGTTCGATCTTGCCTATTGCCAGCAGGCGCTCCAGTTCTTTCCCGATCGTGTCGGCGCCTTGCGTGAACTGCACCGGGTTCTTGCCGAGGGTGCGCGCGTGGCCTTCTGTGTCTCCCGCGATTTGTCCGAGAATCCCTTGCTGCGGGCGCAGTCGGCGGCGCTTGAAAAACATGCCGGGCCGGAGGCCGGAGCAGCGGTGCGCGCGATCTGCCAGTTGTCCGATCCGCAGGAAATTCGGGCAAATTTCGATGCGGCCGGATTTCGCGAGGTCAGTGTGGAGACCGTATCCCTCCAGCTGCATCACCCGGACGGATACGCCTATGCCGCGGGAGCGATGGGCGGCATGCACACGGGAGACAAGCTCTCCCTGCTTTCCGACGAGGAACGGCGCGCCTGTTTCACCGACTTCCTGGCCGAACTCGGCGACTGCTACGACGGCAAGGCCATCCGCTTTCCCCATGTATCGAATGTGGTAACGGCGCAGGCCTGA